A stretch of Bos taurus isolate L1 Dominette 01449 registration number 42190680 breed Hereford chromosome 5, ARS-UCD2.0, whole genome shotgun sequence DNA encodes these proteins:
- the LTBR gene encoding tumor necrosis factor receptor superfamily member 3 isoform X1, with protein sequence MRLLWATSHRGLAWGLLILGVWGLLAASQPQLEREEPVQGLPYHTENQSCGDQEKEYYESKLRLCCSRCPPGTHISTKCSRRQNTVCATCPEKSYNEHWNHLSFCQLCRPCDKMLGFVELTPCTSNRKAQCHCQPGMYCVFWNSECEHCEPLSDCPPGTEAELKDEVIEANSNCVPCKAGHFQNTSSPTARCRPHTRCEDQGLVEEAPGTPQSDTSCRNPQEPPDMPGSLLKRHPEGEESNPADGNWEPPRFNTHVPDLVKPLLPAPGDLALASGGVPANPGLEEEVLQQQSPLSQARDLDAEPPEQGQVAPGTNGIHVTGGSVTVTGNIYIYNGPVLGGARGPGDPPAPPEPPYPIPEEGAPRPPGLSMPYQEDGKAWHLAETETLGCYAL encoded by the exons ATGCGCCTGCTATGGGCCACCTCCCACCGCGGCCTGGCCTGGGGGCTACTCATCCTGGGCGTCTGGGGTCTCCTGGCCGCATCCCAACCCCAGCTGGAGAGGGAGGAGCCTGTGCAG GGGCTCCCATACCACACAGAGAACCAAAGCTGCGGAGACCAGGAAAAGGAGTACTATGAGTCCAAGCTTCGCCTCTGCTGCTCCCGCTGCCCCCCAG GCACGCACATCTCCACCAAATGTAGCCGCCGCCAGAACACCGTCTGTGCCACATGCCCCGAGAAGTCGTACAACGAGCACTGGAACCATCTCTCCTTCTGCCAGCTGTGCCGCCCCTGTGACAAGA TGCTGGGCTTCGTGGAGCTCACGCCTTGCACTAGCAACCGCAAGGCCCAGTGCCACTGCCAGCCGGGGATGTACTGCGTCTTTTGGAACTCTGAGTGTGAGCACTGCGAGCCACTCTCCGACTGCCCGCCTGGCACCGAGGCCGAGCTCAAAG ATGAAGTCATAGAGGCTAACAGCAACTGTGTCCCCTGTAAAGCTGGACACTTCCAGAACACCTCCTCTCCCACCGCCCGCTGCCGGCCCCATACCAG GTGTGAGGACCAGGGCCTTGTGGAGGAAGCTCCAGGCACCCCCCAGTCTGACACCAGCTGCAGAAATCCACAAGAGCCCCCTGACATGCCAG gatcCCTGCTCAAGAGGCACCCAGAG GGAGAGGAATCAAATCCTGCTGATGGAAACTGGGAGCCCCCAAGGTTCAACACACATGTTCCTGACCTGGTAAAGCCACTTCTGCCCGCTCCTGGAGACTTGGCCCTGGCCTCCGGCGGCGTCCCAGCGAACCCGGGTTTGGAGGAAGAGGTGCTCCAACAGCAGAGTCCCCTGAGCCAGGCCAGGGACCTGGATGCTGAGCCCCCAGAACAAGGCCAGGTGGCCCCCG GCACCAACGGCATTCATGTCACCGGAGGGTCTGTGACGGTCACCGGCAACATCTACATCTACAACGGGCCGGTCCTGGGGGGAGCCCGGGGCCCTGGagacccccccgccccgccagaGCCTCCGTACCCCATCCCCGAAGAGGGTGCCCCCCGCCCTCCCGGGCTTTCCATGCCCTACCAGGAGGATGGCAAGGCTTGGCACCTGGCTGAGACAGAGACACTGGGGTGCTACGCCCTCTGA
- the LTBR gene encoding tumor necrosis factor receptor superfamily member 3 precursor, with amino-acid sequence MRLLWATSHRGLAWGLLILGVWGLLAASQPQLEREEPVQGLPYHTENQSCGDQEKEYYESKLRLCCSRCPPGTHISTKCSRRQNTVCATCPEKSYNEHWNHLSFCQLCRPCDKMLGFVELTPCTSNRKAQCHCQPGMYCVFWNSECEHCEPLSDCPPGTEAELKDEVIEANSNCVPCKAGHFQNTSSPTARCRPHTRCEDQGLVEEAPGTPQSDTSCRNPQEPPDMPGTMLVLAILLPLVSFLLLTTVFVYTWKSHPSLCRKLGSLLKRHPEGEESNPADGNWEPPRFNTHVPDLVKPLLPAPGDLALASGGVPANPGLEEEVLQQQSPLSQARDLDAEPPEQGQVAPGTNGIHVTGGSVTVTGNIYIYNGPVLGGARGPGDPPAPPEPPYPIPEEGAPRPPGLSMPYQEDGKAWHLAETETLGCYAL; translated from the exons ATGCGCCTGCTATGGGCCACCTCCCACCGCGGCCTGGCCTGGGGGCTACTCATCCTGGGCGTCTGGGGTCTCCTGGCCGCATCCCAACCCCAGCTGGAGAGGGAGGAGCCTGTGCAG GGGCTCCCATACCACACAGAGAACCAAAGCTGCGGAGACCAGGAAAAGGAGTACTATGAGTCCAAGCTTCGCCTCTGCTGCTCCCGCTGCCCCCCAG GCACGCACATCTCCACCAAATGTAGCCGCCGCCAGAACACCGTCTGTGCCACATGCCCCGAGAAGTCGTACAACGAGCACTGGAACCATCTCTCCTTCTGCCAGCTGTGCCGCCCCTGTGACAAGA TGCTGGGCTTCGTGGAGCTCACGCCTTGCACTAGCAACCGCAAGGCCCAGTGCCACTGCCAGCCGGGGATGTACTGCGTCTTTTGGAACTCTGAGTGTGAGCACTGCGAGCCACTCTCCGACTGCCCGCCTGGCACCGAGGCCGAGCTCAAAG ATGAAGTCATAGAGGCTAACAGCAACTGTGTCCCCTGTAAAGCTGGACACTTCCAGAACACCTCCTCTCCCACCGCCCGCTGCCGGCCCCATACCAG GTGTGAGGACCAGGGCCTTGTGGAGGAAGCTCCAGGCACCCCCCAGTCTGACACCAGCTGCAGAAATCCACAAGAGCCCCCTGACATGCCAG GAACGATGCTAGTTCTGGCCATCCTGCTGCCTCTGGTCTCATTTCTGCTCCTCACCACTGTCTTCGTCTACACCTGGAAGAGCCACCCCTCTCTCTGCAGAAAGCTGG gatcCCTGCTCAAGAGGCACCCAGAG GGAGAGGAATCAAATCCTGCTGATGGAAACTGGGAGCCCCCAAGGTTCAACACACATGTTCCTGACCTGGTAAAGCCACTTCTGCCCGCTCCTGGAGACTTGGCCCTGGCCTCCGGCGGCGTCCCAGCGAACCCGGGTTTGGAGGAAGAGGTGCTCCAACAGCAGAGTCCCCTGAGCCAGGCCAGGGACCTGGATGCTGAGCCCCCAGAACAAGGCCAGGTGGCCCCCG GCACCAACGGCATTCATGTCACCGGAGGGTCTGTGACGGTCACCGGCAACATCTACATCTACAACGGGCCGGTCCTGGGGGGAGCCCGGGGCCCTGGagacccccccgccccgccagaGCCTCCGTACCCCATCCCCGAAGAGGGTGCCCCCCGCCCTCCCGGGCTTTCCATGCCCTACCAGGAGGATGGCAAGGCTTGGCACCTGGCTGAGACAGAGACACTGGGGTGCTACGCCCTCTGA